The Amycolatopsis sp. DG1A-15b genome contains the following window.
CCACCGCAAGAAGAAGACCGCCGACGGCGAGCCGGAGGAGCTGCCCCGGCAGTTCCAGTACAACATCCCGTTGGAGCTGTTCACGGTCGTCGTCCCGACGATCATGGTCTGCGTCCTGTTCTTCTTCACCGCGACGACGGAGTCGAAGGTCCTCGACAAGATCCCCAACCCGGACGTCAAGGTCCAGGTCGTGGCGTTCCAGTGGAACTGGGAGTTCAAGTACGAGGACGCCAACGCGGCGAAGCCCGACGGCAGCGGCCAGGTCAGCACGGTCGGCTCGTCCGGTGAGATCCCGCTGCTGGTGCTCCCGGTCGGCAAGACCATCCAGTACGACCTGGTCTCCACCGACGTCATCCACTCCTTCTGGGTGCCGGAGTTCCACTTCAAGCGGGACGTCTTCCCGAACCCGGAGAAGAACAACCAGGACAGTTCCTTCCAGAACAAGATCGACCGCGAAGGCTCCTTCGTCGGCCGGTGCGCGGAACTGTGCGGCACCTACCACTCGGTGATGAACTTCGAGGTCCGCGCGCTGACGGCGGACAAGTTCGACCAGTACATCTCGCTGCGCAAGCAGGTGAACCCGGCGACGGGCCAGACGTTCACCGCGGCCGAAGCGCTGGCGAAGATGAACTGCGGCGAGCTGTGCACCCCGCACGCGGTGACCACCCAGCCGTTCAACACCGACCGCACGGCGCGGACCGCGTCCAACTGACGCCAGAGCGACAACAGGAGTAGGACAGACCCATGAAGGTCGAAGCCCGCATCTTCTTCATCGTGGCGTTCTTCGCCGTGTTCATGGCGGCGGTCTACTGGGTGTGGACCGCGCTGGCCGCGACCCACGGTGCCGAGCCGGTGGGCATCGTCGCGCTGTTCCTCACCGGTGGCCTCGCGTTCCTGGCCGGCAGCTACATGCAGTTCGTCGCCCGCCGCATCGAACCGCGCCCCGAGGACCGCGAGGACGCCGAAATCAGCGACGGCGCGGGCGAGCTGGGCTTCTTCAGCCCGGGCAGCTACTGGCCGATCGGCATGGCGGCCACCGCGGCGCTCGGTGCCGTGGCGCTGGCGTTCTTCCACATCTGGCTGCTGGTCATCGCGCTGGTCGCGCTGCTCATCACGATCGGTGGCCTGGTGTTCGAGTACCACACGGGTCCGTCGCACGACTGAGTTCCACTTCGCGAACCGGCCGTCACGCTCCCAGCGTGGCGGCCGGTTTCGTTTCCGGGCGGCGAGTCAGCCGCGGAACGCCGTCCGGTAGGACGACGGGCTCGTCCCCCGCAGGCGGCTGAACTGGTGCCGCAGGGCCGCCGCCGACGCGTAACCGCACGCCGTCGCGATGTCCTCCACCGACCGGCCGCCCTCCTCCAGAAGGGCCTGGGCGCGGTCCAGCCGCCGTTCGGTGAGCCAGCGGTGCGGGGTGGTGCCCGTCGCCGCGGAGAAGCGG
Protein-coding sequences here:
- a CDS encoding cytochrome c oxidase subunit 4, which codes for MKVEARIFFIVAFFAVFMAAVYWVWTALAATHGAEPVGIVALFLTGGLAFLAGSYMQFVARRIEPRPEDREDAEISDGAGELGFFSPGSYWPIGMAATAALGAVALAFFHIWLLVIALVALLITIGGLVFEYHTGPSHD
- a CDS encoding cytochrome c oxidase subunit II, whose translation is MGQPERTLGKRTVRVAALAVLVALTATGCSGDEILRFGWPVGVTQQANEMRTLWTWAVVAALVVGVIVWGLIFWTATFHRKKKTADGEPEELPRQFQYNIPLELFTVVVPTIMVCVLFFFTATTESKVLDKIPNPDVKVQVVAFQWNWEFKYEDANAAKPDGSGQVSTVGSSGEIPLLVLPVGKTIQYDLVSTDVIHSFWVPEFHFKRDVFPNPEKNNQDSSFQNKIDREGSFVGRCAELCGTYHSVMNFEVRALTADKFDQYISLRKQVNPATGQTFTAAEALAKMNCGELCTPHAVTTQPFNTDRTARTASN